A single Sulfurimonas aquatica DNA region contains:
- the gspG gene encoding type II secretion system major pseudopilin GspG, with the protein MQKNVQKRSFRKAFSLIELMIVIVILGLLAAMVMPSLTGKGEGAKRDLVCVQMKSIYDGALDMYKIDNSIYPSTEEGLKALTETDKYFKDGKMPKDSWGQEFIYLNNDGSIELISLAADKKEGGKDESKDIKMSECK; encoded by the coding sequence ATGCAAAAAAATGTGCAAAAAAGAAGTTTTAGAAAAGCTTTTTCACTTATAGAACTTATGATAGTTATCGTGATATTAGGGCTCTTAGCAGCTATGGTAATGCCGAGCTTAACAGGTAAAGGTGAAGGGGCTAAACGCGACTTGGTTTGCGTTCAGATGAAGAGCATTTACGATGGCGCTTTAGATATGTACAAGATTGATAATAGTATATACCCATCTACGGAAGAGGGACTAAAAGCGCTTACTGAGACGGATAAGTACTTCAAAGATGGAAAAATGCCAAAAGATTCATGGGGTCAAGAGTTCATTTACCTTAATAACGATGGATCTATTGAGTTGATCTCTTTAGCCGCTGATAAAAAAGAGGGTGGAAAAGACGAGTCAAAAGATATAAAAATGAGTGAGTGTAAATAG
- a CDS encoding prepilin-type N-terminal cleavage/methylation domain-containing protein — MKKAFSLIELMIVIVIIGVVYTLAITKLKSVSEQKMSPSLSNLKEYLLSYVKDDVSKVRLLCLDDCSECRVYVDDKKVESLKSFFDESIEVYYYDALQGATEVKPRVFFNEEDVQESVCFSFDVGKNLVADQLIVVYEEKAYDYSSYFQKTIVYDSIEELVSAKREFTSEIMQ; from the coding sequence TTGAAAAAAGCCTTCTCTCTCATAGAACTAATGATAGTCATCGTGATTATCGGAGTTGTATATACTTTAGCCATTACAAAACTCAAGAGCGTTTCTGAGCAGAAAATGTCTCCAAGTTTGTCAAACCTTAAAGAGTATCTTTTGAGTTACGTAAAAGACGACGTCTCTAAGGTTAGACTTTTATGTCTTGATGATTGCAGCGAGTGTCGCGTTTATGTAGATGATAAAAAAGTAGAAAGTTTGAAGAGTTTTTTTGATGAGAGCATAGAAGTTTATTATTATGACGCTCTTCAAGGCGCTACAGAGGTTAAACCGAGAGTTTTTTTTAACGAAGAAGACGTTCAAGAGAGCGTATGTTTCTCTTTTGACGTAGGTAAAAATTTAGTTGCGGATCAGCTTATAGTTGTGTATGAAGAAAAAGCCTATGACTACTCTAGTTATTTTCAAAAAACCATAGTCTATGATTCTATAGAGGAGTTAGTAAGTGCTAAAAGAGAATTTACATCGGAGATTATGCAGTGA
- a CDS encoding Hpt domain-containing protein encodes MPITNPNYDKLDYEKMAETIGLKAKHIPVLMGSFLEESAKILARLESAVEPLDFESLKLESHSMKGSAGNLLFKEIYEMAKEIEIAAEESDASFPYKAYHDAIKDAISTIKL; translated from the coding sequence ATGCCTATAACAAATCCAAATTATGATAAGTTAGATTATGAAAAGATGGCAGAAACTATTGGACTCAAAGCTAAGCACATTCCTGTATTGATGGGTAGCTTTCTTGAAGAGTCAGCTAAAATTCTTGCACGATTAGAGAGTGCTGTAGAGCCTTTAGACTTCGAGTCACTAAAGTTAGAGTCTCACTCAATGAAGGGGAGTGCCGGTAATTTACTTTTCAAAGAAATCTATGAAATGGCAAAAGAGATTGAGATAGCTGCAGAAGAAAGTGATGCTTCATTTCCTTATAAAGCATACCATGATGCTATAAAAGATGCCATTTCTACTATAAAACTATAA